AGTAGATCTGCGTAATTCTCTCCAGCCTCTGCAGACATCAGAAATAGCAGAAAGCCCGTCATGTCGTAACGAGTCTCGTCTATCAGCGGTGCAAACACCAGTGTAACACTCTTACCCCTGAATGAGTACTCAAGAGAAGAGTAGTAGTTTTCAAGGTAATAAACACTCTCAAAAGCCTTATCAAAATCTTGTGAACCGGAATTAGCTTCGTAAAAGGACTTCAGCTCGTTGTCAGGAGTGAGAACCTGAAGCTCATCCCAACCCGGAACACCGTGAACATAGATAATCTCAGCCTCGCTGAATTCCTTGTTCACTGTGACTATCCAGTTTTCGGCCTGCTCGGAGTCTCTAGGTGCCGACTCGGAAAGCACTGTGACCAGTTGCCTTTGATTCTCCTTTACAACCTTGAAGAAGGAGCCTTTGAGTGTGTCAAAAATCCAGAAAAGTGCCACAAAAACAGCAATACTTATAAACGCAAACGATAAGAGTTTTCTCCAGGAATACAATCCGATCACACCCCAAGAGTAACCTGATTGATGAAGCTAAATGAAGAGGAGCAGGAGACTAGCCCCTGCTCCAGTTAACTATCTAGTTTGCACCGCCTCCGATTTCATCTGTCCAGCGGTCGAGTAGTCTCTCCTTATTCTCAGCATCCCAGACATAATCCTGGTGAACTGTCTTGATTTCTTCCATACTGAAAGAGAGCGGATGCTTCGGAGCAATTCTCGAAACAGGTATTACGTACCAGCCTGCAATGATTGCCTGTGCCTCTTCGGTCAGTATCCAGTCATACAACTTCTTCGCATTGACTGGGTCAGGTCCATTCTTTATCAGAGACATAGACGCGATCTCGAAGCCCGTACCTTCTTCGGGAACGGTAATAGTAATATCGGCACCTTCGGCCTTCAGCTTAACCAT
This sequence is a window from Mesotoga infera. Protein-coding genes within it:
- a CDS encoding iron ABC transporter substrate-binding protein; translated protein: MVKLKAEGADITITVPEEGTGFEIASMSLIKNGPDPVNAKKLYDWILTEEAQAIIAGWYVIPVSRIAPKHPLSFSMEEIKTVHQDYVWDAENKERLLDRWTDEIGGGAN